The proteins below come from a single Longimicrobium sp. genomic window:
- a CDS encoding glycogen/starch/alpha-glucan phosphorylase: MSEANVLDAGRRTTRVDALKRAIDDHIKYTLARDRGTATERDVYMSAAWTLRDRMAGHWADTQARYHSENAKRVYYLSLEFLMGRTFGNALLNLGMEDAAAEALAEVGYRVEELEEVEPDAGLGNGGLGRLAACYLDSMATLKLPGYGYGIRYQHGIFKQAITAGRQVEKADNWLRDDNPWEIARPDRTYPVKFYGRVLGEKDAEGRVHFSWVETQDVLAMAYDTPIPGYRNGTVNTLRLWSAKATEEFDLEDFIRGNYIAAVEAKTQTETISKVLYPPDDTGQGKELRLKQQYFFVSATLQDILARYLTERRTFTDFVDKVQVQLNDTHPAVAIPELMRLLMDEHEMEWDKSFDIARQTFAYTNHTVLPEALETWSEELFGRLLPRHLEIVREIDRRFRNRVREAFAADPGREERMAILSGGLVKMAHLAIVGSHTVNGVAQLHTQILQERIFRDFAELWPDRFTSVTNGVTQRRWLLKANPGESRLITGAIGDGWITDLPQLSALEPFAEDAEFRNQWRTAKARNRQRLAELVKKEAGVQIDPHALMDVHVKRMHEYKRQLLNALRVADEYLQLRDTDKPDAVPRAVLFGGKAAPTYWTAKLIIQLISALAGRVNGDARVSKVLQVAFIPDYRVSLAECIFPGSDLSEQISTAGFEASGTGNMKFALNGALTIGTLDGAVVEIAEAVGRDNIFIFGLTAEEVGRRKAEGYNPRAEVEASPRLRRVLEFIASGELSPDEPGRFRPLVDSLLHHDEYMLLADFDAYLAAQDEVDAAFRDPERWTRMAILNVARCGYFSSDRSVREYAKRIWKL; this comes from the coding sequence ATGTCCGAAGCAAACGTCCTGGACGCGGGGCGCCGCACGACGCGTGTGGATGCGCTCAAGCGGGCCATCGACGACCACATCAAGTATACCCTGGCCCGCGACCGCGGCACGGCCACCGAGCGCGACGTCTACATGAGCGCCGCGTGGACGCTGCGCGACCGCATGGCGGGGCACTGGGCGGACACGCAGGCGCGCTACCACAGCGAGAACGCCAAGCGCGTCTACTACCTGTCGCTCGAGTTCCTCATGGGGCGCACCTTTGGCAACGCCCTCCTGAACCTGGGGATGGAGGACGCCGCCGCCGAGGCGCTGGCGGAGGTGGGGTACCGCGTGGAGGAGCTGGAGGAGGTGGAGCCCGACGCCGGCCTGGGGAACGGCGGCCTGGGGCGCCTCGCCGCCTGCTACCTGGATTCCATGGCCACGCTGAAGCTCCCCGGCTACGGCTACGGGATCCGCTACCAGCACGGGATCTTCAAGCAGGCCATCACCGCCGGCCGGCAGGTGGAGAAGGCGGACAACTGGCTGCGCGACGACAACCCCTGGGAGATCGCCCGCCCGGACCGCACCTACCCGGTGAAGTTCTACGGGCGCGTGCTGGGTGAAAAGGATGCCGAGGGCCGCGTCCACTTCAGCTGGGTGGAGACGCAGGACGTGCTGGCGATGGCGTACGACACCCCCATCCCCGGCTACCGCAACGGCACGGTGAACACGCTGCGCCTCTGGTCCGCCAAGGCGACCGAGGAGTTCGACCTGGAGGACTTCATCCGCGGCAACTACATCGCCGCGGTGGAGGCGAAGACGCAGACGGAGACGATCTCCAAGGTCCTCTATCCGCCGGACGATACGGGGCAGGGGAAGGAGCTGCGGCTGAAGCAGCAGTACTTCTTCGTCTCGGCCACGCTCCAGGACATCCTGGCGCGCTACCTCACCGAGCGCCGCACCTTCACGGACTTCGTGGACAAGGTGCAGGTGCAGCTCAACGACACCCACCCCGCCGTCGCCATCCCGGAGCTGATGCGGCTCCTGATGGACGAGCACGAGATGGAGTGGGACAAGTCGTTCGACATCGCGCGCCAGACCTTCGCGTACACCAACCACACGGTGCTCCCCGAAGCGCTGGAGACGTGGAGCGAGGAGCTCTTCGGCCGGCTCCTTCCGCGCCACCTGGAGATCGTTCGCGAGATCGACCGCCGCTTCCGCAACCGCGTCCGCGAGGCATTCGCGGCGGACCCGGGGCGAGAGGAGCGCATGGCGATCCTTTCCGGCGGGCTGGTGAAGATGGCGCACCTGGCCATCGTGGGGAGCCACACGGTGAACGGCGTGGCCCAGCTTCACACGCAGATCCTGCAGGAGCGCATCTTCCGCGACTTCGCCGAGCTGTGGCCCGACCGCTTCACCTCGGTGACCAACGGTGTGACGCAGCGGCGCTGGCTGCTCAAGGCCAACCCCGGCGAGTCGCGGCTGATCACGGGCGCCATCGGCGACGGGTGGATCACCGACCTGCCGCAGCTCTCCGCGCTGGAGCCGTTCGCGGAGGATGCCGAGTTCCGCAACCAGTGGCGCACGGCCAAGGCGCGCAACCGGCAGCGGCTGGCGGAGCTGGTGAAGAAGGAGGCGGGGGTGCAGATCGACCCGCACGCGCTGATGGACGTGCACGTCAAGCGCATGCACGAGTACAAGCGCCAGCTGCTGAACGCGCTGCGCGTGGCCGACGAGTACCTGCAGCTGCGCGACACGGACAAGCCGGACGCGGTGCCGCGCGCGGTGCTCTTTGGCGGCAAGGCGGCGCCCACCTACTGGACGGCGAAGCTGATCATCCAGCTCATCAGCGCGCTGGCCGGCCGGGTGAACGGCGACGCGCGGGTGAGCAAGGTGCTCCAGGTGGCGTTCATCCCGGATTACCGGGTGTCGCTGGCGGAGTGCATCTTCCCGGGCAGCGACCTTTCCGAGCAGATCTCCACCGCGGGCTTCGAGGCGTCGGGTACGGGGAACATGAAGTTCGCCCTGAACGGCGCGCTCACCATCGGCACGCTGGACGGCGCGGTCGTGGAGATCGCGGAGGCGGTGGGGCGCGACAACATCTTCATCTTCGGCCTGACCGCCGAGGAGGTGGGGCGGCGCAAGGCGGAGGGCTACAACCCGCGCGCCGAGGTGGAGGCGAGCCCCCGGCTGCGGCGCGTCCTGGAGTTCATCGCCAGCGGCGAGCTCTCGCCCGACGAGCCGGGACGCTTCCGCCCCCTGGTGGACAGCCTCCTGCACCACGACGAGTACATGCTGCTCGCCGACTTCGACGCCTACCTGGCCGCGCAGGACGAGGTCGACGCCGCCTTCCGCGACCCCGAGCGGTGGACGCGCATGGCGATCCTGAACGTGGCCCGCTGCGGCTACTTCAGCAGCGACCGCTCGGTGCGCGAGTACGCCAAGCGCATCTGGAAGCTGTAA
- a CDS encoding SusC/RagA family TonB-linked outer membrane protein: MIYKARAMTILLFAALAAGLGVSPDPLAAQATGSVRGRVVESGSNRPISGAQVSIPNTAIRTVTSAGGEYTLGSVPAGTQRVRASLIGHTTSEQTAQVTAGQATQVNFTLSSAAVALDALVVTALGQTTAQRSVATAQQSVRGEEIAQTQRENFVNALQGRVAGVEVTTSSGTPGASSSITIRGVSSISGSNQPLMIVDGLPMDNKTLNTASMASDAPGSSTALTNRGVDFTNRAADINPEDIETLTVLKGPEASALYGIDAANGAIVITTKRGKAGRGGIEYNNSFRFESTRTRPELQREFGISGVGGSTFQFFGLPYADSTTFYDNVEGFFQTGRTQKHNLAFSGAAADNRVNYRISSGLTQQEGVVPGTRYDRINVTGASQAQVNRWLNVDLSMQYANAANDQDFKGANGPLIGLLVWPQTDRASDYLTPAGTRRRVTSLSGGAEVDNPYFSTDKNDVQSRTNRLLANFGFVLSPFSFGNLRTNLGVDSYTNQNQIVRHPESTFGISNNGIIGVDTDITRNLSAQSVLNFNRRTLNRRFSVTGLVGGSARDDKSNVEGLQGTQFIEPDFVSVNNAQLRSNRSVIAQRRLLSAFGSATVDYDRYLFVTVTGRNDWTSTIPQGANSFFYPSISTAFVFSDAIPGLGDVMSGKLRAAYAQVGKDARPYAYRSALEFKTSSYGGYGYGFTGPNPGLRPEFASSYEIGTELGFFEDRLGLDVTMYRKDTRDQIINDVRGSYATGFVLLNINGGVTRNTGLEVSLRGTPVQSDRFQWNFLVNFDRSKGRVISLPRDLPESYVSDTWLYGNVRNGTAKGLSTRSLTGQFYLRNNNGDILIDPTSGLPLRSTAFIDAGYDRQPDWTAGITNTLRYGRASLSFLLDVRRGGDVLNATQHFLTARGLATGTLDRFEPRVIDGVLRDGKENSPNPTPNNIVVVPGVNTGYYTLMSEEQFIEKDINWVRLRDVTLRMGLPRRFGQNSSVFVTGTDLFLLTNYSGLDPVVNGNTAAVGGSGAAGIDYGNFPMPRGINFGISTRF, translated from the coding sequence ATGATCTACAAAGCTCGTGCGATGACGATCCTGCTCTTCGCCGCGCTCGCGGCGGGGCTCGGTGTGTCGCCCGATCCACTCGCCGCACAGGCGACCGGCAGCGTCCGGGGCAGAGTCGTGGAGAGCGGCTCCAACCGTCCCATTAGCGGGGCGCAGGTGTCCATCCCCAACACCGCGATCCGCACCGTCACCTCCGCGGGGGGCGAGTACACGCTGGGCAGCGTGCCCGCGGGCACGCAGCGCGTGCGCGCGTCGCTCATCGGCCACACCACCAGCGAGCAGACCGCGCAGGTTACGGCGGGGCAGGCCACGCAGGTCAACTTCACCCTCTCCTCCGCGGCGGTGGCGCTCGACGCGCTGGTGGTGACGGCGCTGGGGCAGACCACGGCGCAGCGCTCCGTGGCCACGGCGCAGCAGAGCGTGCGCGGTGAAGAGATCGCGCAGACGCAGCGCGAGAACTTCGTGAACGCGCTGCAGGGGCGCGTGGCGGGCGTGGAGGTGACCACCTCCTCCGGCACGCCGGGCGCATCGTCGTCCATCACCATCCGGGGCGTGAGCTCCATCAGCGGGAGCAACCAGCCGCTGATGATCGTGGACGGCCTGCCGATGGACAACAAGACGCTGAACACGGCGTCGATGGCCTCCGACGCCCCGGGCTCGTCGACGGCGCTGACCAACCGCGGGGTGGACTTCACCAACCGCGCCGCCGACATCAACCCCGAGGACATCGAGACGCTGACGGTGCTCAAGGGGCCCGAGGCGTCGGCGCTGTACGGCATCGACGCGGCCAACGGCGCCATCGTGATCACCACCAAGCGCGGGAAGGCCGGGCGCGGCGGGATCGAGTACAACAACAGCTTCCGCTTCGAGAGCACCCGCACCCGCCCCGAGCTGCAGCGCGAGTTCGGCATCAGCGGGGTGGGGGGCAGCACCTTCCAGTTCTTCGGCCTGCCGTACGCGGACTCGACGACCTTCTACGACAACGTGGAGGGCTTCTTCCAGACCGGCAGGACGCAGAAGCACAACCTGGCGTTCAGCGGCGCCGCCGCGGACAACCGGGTGAACTACCGCATCTCGTCGGGCCTTACGCAGCAGGAAGGCGTGGTGCCGGGCACGCGCTACGACCGCATCAACGTGACGGGCGCGTCGCAGGCGCAGGTCAACCGCTGGCTGAACGTCGACCTGTCGATGCAGTACGCCAATGCCGCCAACGACCAGGACTTCAAGGGCGCCAACGGGCCGCTGATCGGCCTGCTGGTGTGGCCGCAGACGGACCGGGCCAGCGACTACCTGACCCCTGCCGGCACGCGCCGCCGCGTGACCAGCCTTTCTGGCGGCGCCGAGGTCGACAACCCGTATTTCAGCACCGACAAGAACGACGTGCAGTCGCGCACCAACCGGCTGCTCGCCAACTTCGGCTTCGTGCTCTCGCCCTTCTCGTTCGGCAACCTCCGCACGAACCTGGGGGTCGACAGCTACACGAACCAGAACCAGATCGTCCGCCACCCGGAGAGCACGTTCGGGATCTCGAACAACGGCATCATCGGCGTGGACACCGACATCACGCGCAACCTGAGCGCGCAGTCGGTGCTTAACTTCAACCGCCGCACGCTCAACCGCCGCTTTTCCGTCACCGGGCTGGTGGGCGGCTCCGCGCGCGACGACAAGTCCAACGTGGAAGGGCTGCAGGGAACGCAGTTCATCGAGCCGGACTTCGTCTCGGTGAACAACGCCCAGCTGCGCAGCAACCGCAGCGTGATCGCGCAGCGCCGCCTGCTGAGCGCGTTCGGCAGCGCCACGGTGGACTACGACCGCTACCTGTTCGTTACGGTCACCGGGCGTAACGACTGGACGTCGACGATCCCGCAGGGGGCCAACTCGTTCTTCTACCCGTCCATCTCCACCGCCTTCGTATTCTCGGACGCGATCCCGGGGCTGGGCGACGTGATGTCCGGCAAGCTGCGCGCGGCGTACGCGCAGGTGGGCAAGGACGCCCGCCCGTACGCGTACCGCTCGGCGCTCGAGTTCAAGACCTCGTCGTACGGCGGCTACGGCTACGGCTTCACCGGGCCGAACCCGGGGCTGCGCCCGGAGTTCGCCAGCTCGTACGAGATCGGAACGGAGCTGGGCTTCTTCGAGGATCGGCTGGGGCTGGACGTGACGATGTACCGCAAGGACACGCGCGACCAGATCATCAACGACGTGCGCGGAAGCTACGCTACGGGTTTCGTGCTGCTGAACATCAACGGAGGCGTCACCCGCAACACCGGCCTCGAGGTGTCGCTGCGCGGCACGCCGGTGCAGAGCGACCGCTTCCAGTGGAACTTCCTGGTCAACTTCGACCGCTCCAAGGGCCGGGTGATCTCGCTGCCGCGCGACCTGCCGGAGTCGTACGTGTCCGACACGTGGCTGTACGGCAACGTGCGCAACGGCACGGCCAAGGGGCTCTCGACCCGCTCGCTGACCGGCCAGTTCTACCTGCGCAACAACAACGGCGACATCCTGATCGACCCCACCAGCGGGCTTCCGCTGCGCTCCACCGCGTTCATCGACGCGGGGTACGACCGCCAGCCGGACTGGACGGCGGGGATCACCAACACGCTGCGCTACGGGCGCGCCTCGCTCAGCTTCCTGCTGGACGTGCGCCGCGGCGGCGACGTGCTGAACGCCACGCAGCACTTCCTTACGGCACGCGGCCTCGCCACGGGGACGCTGGACCGCTTCGAGCCCCGCGTGATCGACGGCGTGCTGCGCGACGGCAAGGAGAACTCGCCCAACCCGACGCCGAACAACATCGTGGTGGTGCCGGGCGTCAACACCGGGTACTACACGCTGATGAGCGAGGAGCAGTTCATCGAGAAGGACATCAACTGGGTGCGCCTGCGCGACGTCACGCTGCGCATGGGGCTTCCGCGGCGCTTCGGGCAGAACTCCAGCGTGTTCGTGACGGGCACCGACCTGTTCCTGCTGACCAACTACTCGGGGCTCGACCCGGTGGTGAACGGCAACACCGCGGCGGTGGGCGGTTCCGGCGCGGCCGGCATCGACTACGGCAACTTCCCTATGCCTCGCGGCATCAACTTCGGCATCAGCACGAGATTCTGA